A single region of the Anguilla rostrata isolate EN2019 chromosome 11, ASM1855537v3, whole genome shotgun sequence genome encodes:
- the LOC135234281 gene encoding class E basic helix-loop-helix protein 40-like, protein MERITSAQPPPCMAKHPSLEISDMQAMDFPMYVYKPRRGVKRGEDSKETYKLPHRLIEKKRRDRINECIAQLKDLLPEHLKLTTLGHLEKAVVLELTLKHVKTLTAMLEQQQQKIMALQNGMQIAEQPSPSPENSEEMFRSGFHLCVKEVLQYLANQEGGRDVTPTHMISHLHKVASEVLQGTPSPRAEKPAHKEKPTGPVPKGAEGHGKNCVPVIQRTYPQAGSEQSGSDTDTDSGYGGELEKGDSKAERAVYYGDERQLKYALSERMAGAIKQEGDEPRAKRLRAESSEDESLSGVEPMGGHPGYMGYQSPLCVPFYLIPPAAAAYLPMLEKCWYPGGMPVLYPGLGGSGAGISLEKHPQSLIMSPRVGSPVAAPTPMDSPALLQALKQVPPLNLETKD, encoded by the exons atggaaaggaTTACAAGTGCGCAACCACCTCCTTGTATGGCAAAACACCCGTCACTGGAGATCTCTGACATGCAAGC gaTGGACTTCCCTATGTACGTATACAAGCCCAGAAGAGGCGTGAAGCGCGGGGAGGACAGCAAG GAAACTTACAAGCTGCCCCATCGACTGATCGAAAAGAAAAGGCGTGACAGAATAAACGAGTGCATCGCTCAACTAAAGGATTTATTGCCAGAGCACCTTAAACTTACA ACGCTGGGCCATCTGGAGAAAGCTGTGGTTTTGGAGCTCACCCTCAAGCACGTGAAAACACTGACGGCTATGCtggaacaacagcaacagaaaatcATGGCCTTGCAGAACGGCATGCAAATTG CTGAGCAGCCTTCTCCTAGCCCAGAGAACAGCGAGGAGATGTTTCGCTCAGGGTTTCACCTGTGTGTCAAGGAGGTCCTCCAGTACCTGGCCAATCAGGAGGGCGGTAGAGATGTGACACCCACCCACATGATCAGCCACCTGCACAAGGTGGCATCAGAGGtgctgcagggcactcccagcCCACGTGCCGAGAAGCCCGCCCACAAGGAGAAGCCAACCGGGCCAGTGCCCAAGGGGGCGGAGGGACACGGGAAGAACTGCGTGCCTGTCATCCAGAGGACTTACCCGCAGGCGGGCAGCGAGCAGAGCGGCAGcgacacagacactgacagcgGCTACGGGGGCGAGCTGGAGAAGGGCGACTCCAAGGCCGAGCGGGCCGTCTACTACGGCGACGAGCGGCAGCTGAAGTACGCGCTGTCCGAGAGGATGGCAGGAGCCATCAAGCAGGAGGGCGACGAGCCGCGAGCCAAGCGCCTCCGAGCAGAGTCCTCGGAGGACGAGTCCCTGTCCGGCGTCGAGCCGATGGGGGGCCATCCCGGCTACATGGGCTACCAGTCGCCGCTCTGCGTGCCCTTCTACCTCATCCCTCCCGCAGCCGCCGCCTACCTGCCCATGCTGGAGAAGTGCTGGTACCCGGGGGGCATGCCCGTTTTATACCCGGGCCTCGGAGGGTCGGGGGCTGGCATCTCACTGGAGAAGCACCCTCAGTCCCTCATCATGTCCCCCAGAGTGGGCTCCCCTGTCGCTGCACCAACCCCCATGGACTCCCCAGCATTGCTCCAAGCTTTGAAGCAGGTGCCCCCATTAAACCTGGAAACCAAAGACTGA
- the LOC135234282 gene encoding metabotropic glutamate receptor 2-like: MTVKLRLRHAPLWLLYFLLPLHVPEALPSSSYTPGAKREITMEGDLVIGGLFPVHEKGEGTEDCGKINEQRGIQRLEAMLLALDEINQDRRILPGLKLGAHILDTCSKDTYALEQSLEFVRASLTKVDETEYICPDGSYGIHDEVPLAISGVIGGSYSDVSIQVANLLRLFQIPQISYASTSAKLSDKTRYDYFARTVPPDFYQAKAMVEILRFFNWTYVSTVASEGDYGETGIDAFQQEARARQICIATSAKVSRSMNRWSYEAVIRSLQQKSNAKVVILFTRSEDARELLVAAARMNVSFIWVASDGWGAQESVVRGSELVANGAFTIELASYSIREFADYFTKLDPYNNTRNPWFREFWEHRFQCSLREPSCARRSLRDGTFEQEPKIMFVVNAVYAMAHALHNMRQAVCPNTTKVCEAMKPGNGKRFYREFILKTKFAAPFRPADTGDMVRFDGYGDSIGRYNIFHYHQEDGKYVYRKVGYWAQSLTLNTSLISWTNHAAPTSQCSDPCKKNEIKSMQPGDVCCWICIPCQPYQYLLDEFTCMDCSFGQWPLENLSGCYDLPEEYIHWEDAWAVGPVTISCLGMVCTLFVVGLFAKNNDTPVVKASGRELSYILLLGVLMCYSMTFVYIAKPSTAICTLRRLGLGTSFAVCYSALLTKTNRIARIFNGVQDGAQRPRFISPTSQVVICLALISCQLVVVMVWLLVEAPGVRKEIGPERRDVVTLKCNSKDSSMLVSLTYNCVLIVLCTVYAFKTRKCPENFNEAKFIGFTMYTTCIIWLAFQPIFYVTASDYRVQTTTMCISVSLSGSVVLGCLFAPKIHIILFQPQKNVTTHRVTINRFSATGPGSSYSQASASNYVPTVCNGREVVDSTTSSL; encoded by the exons ATGACCGTGAAGCTCAGACTCAGGCACGCCCCCTTGTGGCTGCTCTATTTCCTGCTCCCCCTCCACGTCCCTGAGGCCCTGCCCTCATCCAGCTACACGCCGGGAGCCAAGCGAGAGATCACCATGGAGGGGGACCTGGTCATCGGGGGCCTGTTCCCGGTGCACGAGAAGGGCGAGGGCACGGAGGACTGCGGGAAGATCAACGAGCAGCGCGGGATCCAGCGGCTGGAGGCCATGCTGCTGGCGCTGGACGAGATCAACCAGGACCGCCGCATCCTGCCGGGCCTCAAGCTGGGCGCGCACATCCTGGACACGTGCTCTAAGGACACCTATGCCCTGGAGCAGTCGCTGGAGTTTGTCCGCGCCTCTCTGACCAAGGTGGACGAGACCGAGTACATCTGTCCCGACGGGTCGTACGGTATCCACGACGAAGTCCCGCTGGCCATCTCTGGGGTCATCGGCGGCTCCTACAGTGACGTCTCCATCCAG GTGGCCAACCTGCTCAGACTCTTCCAGATCCCCCAGATCAGCTACGCCTCCACCAGCGCCAAGCTCAGCGACAAGACGCGCTACGACTACTTCGCCCGCACTGTGCCCCCTGACTTCTACCAGGCCAAGGCCATGGTGGAGATCCTGCGCTTCTTCAACTGGACGTATGTGTCCACGGTGGCCTCCGAGGGCGACTACGGCGAGACGGGCATCGACGCCTTCCAGCAGGAGGCCCGCGCCCGGCAGATCTGCATCGCCACGTCCGCCAAGGTCAGCCGCTCCATGAACCGCTGGAGCTACGAGGCCGTGATCCGCTCCCTGCAGCAGAAGTCCAACGCCAAGGTGGTGATCCTGTTCACGCGCAGCGAGGACGCCCGCGAGCTCCTGGTGGCCGCCGCCCGCATGAACGTGTCCTTCATCTGGGTGGCCAGCGACGGCTGGGGGGCGCAGGAGAGCGTGGTGAGGGGCAGCGAGCTGGTGGCCAATGGGGCCTTCACCATCGAGCTGGCCTCCTACTCCATCCGGGAGTTCGCCGACTACTTCACCAAGCTGGACCCGTACAACAACACCCGCAACCCCTGGTTCCGGGAATTCTGGGAACACCGCTTCCAGTGCAGCCTCCGCGAGCCCAGCTGCGCCCGCCGCTCCCTGCGGGACGGCACCTTCGAGCAGGAGCCCAAGATCATGTTCGTGGTGAACGCTGTCTACGCCATGGCCCACGCCCTGCACAACATGAGGCAGGCCGTGTGCCCCAACACTACCAAGGTCTGCGAGGCCATGAAGCCTGGCAACGGGAAACGCTTCTACAGGGAGTTCATTCTGAAAACCAAATTCGCTG CCCCCTTCCGTCCAGCGGACACAGGGGACATGGTACGCTTCGACGGCTACGGGGACAGCATCGGCCGCTACAACATATTCCATTACCACCAGGAGGACGGCAAGTACGTCTACAGGAAAGTGGGGTACTGGGCCCAGAGCCTCACTCTGAACACGAGCCTGATCTCCTGGACCAATCACGCGGCGCCCACCTCCCAGTGCAGTGACCCCTGCAAGAAGAACGAGATCAAGAGCATGCAGCCCGGGGAcgtttgctgctggatctgcaTCCCCTGCCAGCCCTACCAGTACCTGCTGGATGAGTTCACCTGCATGGACTGCAGCTTCGGCCAGTGGCCCCTGGAGAACCTGAGCGGGTGCTACGACCTGCCGGAGGAGTACATCCACTGGGAGGACGCCTGGGCCGTCGGACCCGTCACCATCTCCTGCCTGGGCATGGTCTGCACCCTGTTCGTTGTCGGCCTGTTCGCCAAGAACAACGACACGCCGGTGGTGAAGGCCAGCGGGCGAGAGCTCTCCTACATCCTGCTGCTGGGCGTCCTGATGTGCTACAG CATGACCTTTGTATACATAGCCAAGCCGTCGACTGCCATCTGCACCCTGCGCCGGCTGGGCTTGGGGACCTCCTTCGCCGTCTGCTACTCGGCCCTGCTGACCAAGACCAACCGCATCGCCCGCATCTTCAACGGCGTGCAGGACGGCGCCCAGCGGCCGCGCTTCATCAGCCCCACCTCGCAGGTGGTCATCTGCCTGGCGCTCATCTCCTGTCagctggtggtggtgatggtgtggCTGCTGGTGGAGGCGCCGGGCGTGCGCAAGGAGATCGGCCCCGAGAGAAGGGACGTGGTCACCCTTAAGTGCAACAGCAAGGACTCAAGCATGCTGGTGTCCCTCACCTACAACTGCGTCCTCATCGTCCTCTGCACCGTCTACGCCTTCAAGACCAGGAAGTGCCCGGAGAACTTCAACGAGGCCAAGTTCATCGGCTTCACCATGTACACCACCTGCATCATCTGGCTGGCCTTCCAGCCCATCTTCTATGTCACGGCCAGTGACTACAGG GTGCAAACCACCACCATGTGCATCTCCGTCAGCCTGAGCGGCTCGGTGGTGCTGGGCTGCCTCTTTGCCCCAAAGATCCACATAATCCTGTTCCAGCCCCAGAAGAATGTGACCACACACCGAGTCACCATCAACCGCTTCAGTGCCACGGGGCCTGGATCCAGCTACTCACAAG CCTCAGCTTCAAACTATGTGCCAACAGTGTGTAATGGTCGAGAAGTGGTGGACTCTACAACGTCCTCGCtgtga